CAATGGCTTTGCGCATCTGTCGCCGCTGTCCAATCAAAAGCTGGATGAGTGGATGGAGCAGTTCCGAGTGAATGTGGCGGCCCCTTTTGCCATGACCCGCGCGCTACTGCCGCTGCTGGCGGCGGCGCCAGATGCGTCGGTACTGGTGTTGGGCGAAACCCACGGACTGGACCCTAAAGCCTATTGGGGTGGTTATGCCGTCTCCAAGGCCGGTCAGCAAACGTGGGTCAAAATTGCGGCGGATGAGTGGGACAATCAAGAGAACTTGCGCATTAATTTGCTGGTGCCAGGTCCGATCCATTCACCGTTCCGCACTAAAACCCATCCCGCAGAAGCCTGGTCTACCTTGCCAGAAATTGCCGCCATCGTGCCCTCGCTGTTGTAT
This genomic interval from Silvimonas soli contains the following:
- a CDS encoding SDR family NAD(P)-dependent oxidoreductase, which gives rise to MDWKTAQPAAGDFKDRVILVTGAGQGIGQAAALALAQAGATVVLMGRNEKKLAKVYDAIEAAGGPRPAAVPMDLAKAGEAELTQLGVVLNKEFGRLDGILHAANGFAHLSPLSNQKLDEWMEQFRVNVAAPFAMTRALLPLLAAAPDASVLVLGETHGLDPKAYWGGYAVSKAGQQTWVKIAADEWDNQENLRINLLVPGPIHSPFRTKTHPAEAWSTLPEIAAIVPSLLYWLGPQSRGQSGKVLRFNELA